One window from the genome of Rariglobus hedericola encodes:
- a CDS encoding heavy metal translocating P-type ATPase: MQPSWTDTLAEFLKKEPGVEAVRLDPVSRTVSVATLGEVDLKQLEKRLDETLMAIESQLGAKAKAPAGFTLTRDGQRTEFSGVSCATAPKFWKWREFAWPEADASHADHDHDNDHDHDEGSHGHGHGHGHGESEWKELTIFAAVCGVFGIAGFTVKSLAVGPSWLPLALYAIALIAGGWDAAVDSWANIKKARVDIHFLMLAVAVGAICVGAWSEAVLLLFLFSASGAMEAFAMDRTHREVNALLKSAPKHATLLVPGGGEREVPVDEICLTDRLLVRPGEAFPADGNVLKGKSATDESALTGEAIPVEKAVGDPVFSGTLNLWGAVEFEVTRLPAESTLQKIIRLIQTAQKLRAPSERFTDKFGGGYTLAVLGACAVMFLVWWLGFGIAPFLNDGETKSAFYRAMTLLVVMSPCALVLSIPSAILAAIAWGARHGVLFRGGAAIEKLASINVVAMDKTGTLTTGELAVVGYESFPKGRESDIMELAYALEANSQHPLARAIVRDAKARGVRELGVDEFESITGQGVRGSLGGSQVLLGRRELLEKGPLAEWARNLPPAAADLAEVWVVGKDVIGRVLLRDQIRAESKDVLAKLKAAGIHTVMLTGDRRQAAESVAREIGLDEVRAGLTPEEKVAAIQELRAGGRKVAMVGDGVNDAPCLAASDVSVAMGARGSDAALEQAEVILMHDRIENFLAALRLSKRATAIIKQNLAISLGVVLLMAIAAIFGIIPLAIGVAAHEGSTVIVCLNSLRLLFGENR, encoded by the coding sequence ATGCAGCCCTCGTGGACGGATACTTTGGCGGAATTCCTCAAAAAAGAGCCCGGCGTTGAGGCCGTGCGGCTCGATCCGGTGTCGCGCACGGTGTCCGTGGCCACGCTCGGAGAGGTGGATCTCAAGCAGCTGGAAAAGCGTCTCGATGAAACCTTGATGGCGATCGAATCGCAGCTGGGTGCGAAGGCCAAGGCGCCGGCCGGATTTACTTTAACACGCGACGGGCAGCGCACGGAGTTTTCCGGGGTGAGTTGTGCGACGGCACCAAAGTTTTGGAAATGGCGTGAGTTTGCCTGGCCCGAGGCGGATGCGTCGCATGCGGACCATGATCATGACAATGACCACGATCATGACGAAGGCTCCCACGGGCATGGGCACGGCCACGGGCATGGAGAATCGGAATGGAAGGAACTGACGATCTTCGCCGCGGTGTGCGGAGTTTTTGGTATTGCCGGATTTACCGTGAAATCGCTCGCCGTGGGCCCTTCTTGGCTGCCGCTGGCATTGTATGCGATCGCGTTGATCGCGGGCGGTTGGGATGCGGCGGTCGATTCCTGGGCGAACATCAAAAAGGCCAGGGTTGATATTCATTTTCTGATGCTCGCGGTCGCCGTGGGTGCGATCTGCGTCGGCGCCTGGAGCGAGGCGGTGTTGTTGCTCTTCTTGTTCTCGGCATCGGGAGCGATGGAGGCGTTTGCAATGGATCGCACCCACCGCGAGGTGAACGCGTTGCTGAAATCAGCACCGAAACACGCCACGTTGCTTGTGCCGGGTGGTGGTGAACGCGAAGTGCCGGTCGATGAAATCTGCCTCACGGACCGTCTGCTCGTGCGTCCGGGCGAGGCGTTTCCGGCCGATGGCAATGTGCTCAAAGGCAAGAGTGCGACCGATGAATCGGCGCTGACGGGGGAGGCGATCCCGGTGGAAAAAGCCGTGGGCGATCCGGTGTTCAGCGGCACGTTGAACCTGTGGGGCGCGGTGGAGTTTGAGGTCACGCGACTGCCGGCCGAGAGCACGCTGCAAAAGATCATCCGCTTGATCCAGACCGCGCAAAAACTGCGCGCACCCAGCGAGCGGTTCACCGATAAATTTGGCGGCGGTTATACACTCGCGGTGCTGGGGGCGTGCGCGGTGATGTTCCTCGTGTGGTGGCTGGGCTTCGGGATCGCACCGTTTTTGAACGACGGTGAAACCAAGTCCGCGTTTTATCGTGCGATGACCCTGCTGGTGGTGATGAGCCCGTGCGCGCTGGTGCTGTCGATTCCTTCGGCGATTCTCGCGGCGATCGCGTGGGGCGCACGTCATGGCGTTTTGTTTCGCGGAGGTGCCGCCATCGAAAAACTCGCGAGCATCAACGTCGTCGCGATGGACAAAACCGGGACGTTGACCACGGGCGAACTCGCAGTGGTGGGCTACGAGAGTTTCCCCAAAGGACGCGAGTCGGACATCATGGAACTGGCGTATGCGCTGGAGGCGAATTCGCAGCATCCGTTGGCTCGGGCCATCGTGCGCGATGCGAAGGCGCGGGGCGTGCGCGAGCTGGGCGTGGATGAATTTGAATCGATCACGGGGCAGGGCGTGCGTGGGAGTCTTGGCGGGAGCCAGGTGCTGCTGGGACGTCGTGAATTGCTGGAAAAAGGTCCACTGGCTGAGTGGGCGCGAAACTTGCCTCCCGCCGCTGCGGATCTCGCGGAAGTCTGGGTCGTGGGCAAGGACGTGATCGGGCGCGTGTTGTTGCGCGACCAGATCCGTGCGGAGTCGAAGGATGTGTTGGCGAAGCTAAAAGCGGCCGGCATCCACACGGTTATGCTGACGGGGGACCGTCGTCAGGCGGCCGAGTCTGTCGCCCGCGAAATCGGCTTGGACGAGGTGCGCGCCGGCCTGACGCCCGAGGAAAAAGTCGCGGCGATCCAGGAGTTGCGCGCGGGTGGTCGCAAGGTCGCGATGGTGGGTGATGGCGTGAACGATGCGCCGTGTCTGGCCGCCTCGGATGTGAGCGTGGCGATGGGAGCACGCGGCAGCGATGCCGCGCTGGAGCAGGCCGAAGTCATCTTGATGCATGATCGCATCGAGAATTTCCTCGCCGCGCTCAGGCTCAGCAAACGAGCCACGGCGATCATCAAGCAGAATCTGGCGATCTCGCTCGGCGTGGTGCTCTTGATGGCGATTGCCGCGATTTTCGGGATTATCCCGCTGGCGATCGGCGTGGCCGCCCATGAAGGCAGCACGGTGATCGTGTGCTTGAATTCGCTGCGGCTGCTCTTTGGCGAGAACCGGTGA
- a CDS encoding L,D-transpeptidase, translated as MKSPWESVTETCTRLGIKSAERLLAVHIATQTMQFFRKGELVRSYVISTSKRPPSNVKDSLGTPRGLHAIAEKIGTDQPPGMVFKARVPTCRHFNEVADADTHPNLITSRILWLRGLERGVNQGLNITGELVDTYERYVYVHGTNHEDRLGTPQSAGCVLMRNLEIIELYEEVRAGDFVWIE; from the coding sequence ATGAAATCTCCTTGGGAGTCGGTCACTGAAACATGCACCCGCCTCGGCATCAAGTCCGCAGAGCGATTGCTTGCCGTGCACATCGCCACGCAAACGATGCAGTTTTTCCGCAAAGGTGAACTGGTCCGCAGCTACGTCATTTCCACCTCCAAGCGCCCGCCTTCCAACGTAAAGGACTCCCTCGGCACCCCGCGCGGCCTGCACGCCATTGCGGAAAAAATCGGCACCGACCAGCCCCCGGGCATGGTTTTCAAGGCGCGCGTTCCCACGTGCCGGCACTTCAACGAAGTGGCCGATGCAGACACGCACCCCAATCTTATCACCAGCCGCATTCTCTGGCTGCGCGGGCTCGAGCGGGGCGTAAACCAAGGCCTCAACATCACCGGTGAATTGGTCGATACCTACGAACGTTACGTTTACGTCCACGGCACCAACCACGAAGACCGCCTCGGCACGCCGCAAAGCGCCGGCTGCGTCCTCATGCGCAACCTGGAAATAATAGAACTCTACGAAGAGGTGCGAGCAGGCGACTTCGTCTGGATCGAGTAA
- a CDS encoding aspartate-semialdehyde dehydrogenase, which yields MVNTRKDYVIGIVGATGAVGQELVRLLHERNFPMSALRLFASARSAGKVVERFGKKWTIEEAKPGAFAGVDLAFFAAGGSVTRALAADAVKSSCVVIDKSSALRMEPNIPLVIPEINPEKLRNHGGIIANPNCSTAVMLMGLWPLHQAFGLKRIIVSTYQSVSGTGAEAVKELADQIQQHVSGQPVTHKVYPYQIAFNCIPHIDSFGENGYTGEETKMAEESRKIMGLPNLKVSATTVRVPVVRAHSVSVSAEFERPVDLAKARAAIAAFPGAELVDDVANKKYPTPLDFAEKVKCGVGRLRIDTAWDNGLSFWVSGDNLWKGAALNAVQNAELMIREGILKSEPAAV from the coding sequence ATCGTGAATACGCGTAAAGATTACGTCATCGGTATCGTCGGCGCCACGGGTGCCGTCGGTCAAGAGCTCGTGCGTTTATTGCATGAGCGTAACTTCCCCATGAGCGCGCTGCGGCTTTTTGCCTCGGCCCGCTCGGCAGGAAAGGTCGTGGAGCGTTTCGGGAAGAAATGGACCATCGAGGAAGCCAAGCCGGGCGCATTCGCCGGCGTTGACCTCGCGTTCTTTGCCGCCGGCGGCTCCGTCACGCGCGCCCTGGCGGCTGATGCCGTGAAGTCCAGTTGCGTCGTCATCGACAAGAGCTCGGCCCTCCGCATGGAGCCGAATATCCCGCTGGTCATTCCCGAGATCAATCCCGAGAAGCTGCGCAACCACGGCGGCATCATCGCCAATCCGAACTGCTCGACGGCTGTCATGTTGATGGGCCTCTGGCCGCTCCATCAGGCTTTTGGCCTGAAGCGCATCATCGTGTCCACGTATCAATCCGTCTCCGGCACGGGCGCCGAGGCCGTCAAGGAGCTCGCCGACCAGATTCAGCAGCACGTCTCCGGTCAGCCGGTCACGCACAAGGTCTATCCCTACCAGATCGCCTTCAACTGCATCCCGCACATCGATTCGTTCGGTGAGAACGGTTACACCGGCGAAGAGACCAAGATGGCCGAAGAGTCCCGCAAGATCATGGGTCTCCCCAATCTCAAGGTTTCCGCCACCACGGTCCGCGTGCCCGTCGTGCGTGCCCACTCGGTGTCGGTTAGCGCCGAGTTCGAGCGTCCGGTCGATCTCGCCAAGGCGCGTGCCGCCATCGCGGCATTCCCCGGAGCCGAGCTGGTCGATGACGTTGCCAACAAGAAGTATCCGACCCCGCTCGACTTTGCTGAGAAGGTGAAGTGCGGCGTGGGCCGTCTGCGCATCGATACGGCATGGGACAACGGTCTCTCGTTCTGGGTGAGCGGCGACAACCTCTGGAAGGGTGCCGCCCTCAACGCCGTGCAGAACGCCGAGCTGATGATCCGCGAAGGCATTCTTAAGTCTGAGCCAGCGGCGGTTTGA